In Quercus robur chromosome 11, dhQueRobu3.1, whole genome shotgun sequence, the following proteins share a genomic window:
- the LOC126705199 gene encoding uncharacterized protein LOC126705199, protein MRYIRKPPYPTELLSKPYPEKYETPTFALYDGRKGNAMEHVSKFMDSMGPFAGDRELCLREFSKSLTDHAYTWYSTLQPNSIPTWEFMVESLCTKYFHGEEKVTIITLHNSKQKPSEGLLDFIRRFRDTALNCYGQYKEQELVEICIDNMFPEYRAHLENLDIHQFAQLLQKARKIALSVKPSVTGKPRAEKRNPPQALAVSSGESAAGVKRKRDDGAKQQELPPIPCTDEEIKVIVDKWVVDGVHRIIKPNREPTKEDKQNPHYCHYHQYVHHKTRDCRALRRMFHKKITDGTLDLTQE, encoded by the coding sequence ATGCGGTACATTCGCAAACCCCCATATCCAACAGAGCTACTTAGCAAACCATATCCGGAGAAGTATGAAACACCTACTTTCGCTCTATATGATGGGAGGAAAGGGAATGCAATGGAGCACGTCAGCAAATTTATGGATTCAATGGGACCATTTGCAGGAGACCGGGAGCTTTGTCTAAGGGAGTTCTCAAAATCACTCACTGATCATGCTTATACATGGTATTCTACTCTTCAGCCTAATTCCATTCCCACATGGGAGTTTATGGTGGAAAGTTTATGCACTAAGTATTTCCATGGTGAGGAGAAGGTTACCATCATCACCCTTCACAATTCGAAACAAAAGCCTTCTGAAGGGCTCCTTGATTTTATTAGACGGTTCAGAGATACCGCCCTCAATTGTTATGGACAGTACAAAGAGCAAGAGCTGGTAGAAATTTGCATTGACAACATGTTCCCGGAATACCGAGCACACTTGGAGAACCTTGACATTCACCAATTTGCCCAACTACTCCAAAAAGCTCGGAAGATAGCCCTATCAGTTAAGCCATCTGTCACTGGCAAGCCTAGAGCAGAAAAAAGAAACCCCCCTCAAGCTCTTGCCGTCTCCAGCGGAGAATCAGCAGCAGGGGTAAAACGCAAGAGGGATGATGGTGCGAAACAACAGGAGCTGCCTCCCATTCCATGTACTGATGAAGAAATCAAGGTGATAGTTGATAAGTGGGTGGTTGATGGAGTCCATAGAATCATCAAGCCAAACCGGGAGCCTACGAAGGAAGATAAGCAAAACCCTCATTAttgtcattatcatcaataCGTGCATCATAAGACCAGAGATTGTAGGGCTCTCCGGAGgatgtttcataaaaaaataacagaCGGGACTCTTGATCTAACCCAAGAGTAG
- the LOC126706839 gene encoding F-box/kelch-repeat protein At3g23880-like, which yields MSQTSEPPPRQILLQKKDHLPHDIVLNILANLPVKSVLRFSTIRSFIGGYDHTFKRISEYPIPSALTLSRAYSACNGLVCLAQYGRFSTNIHLWNPSIRKFKRLSDSSLPQYYCISIGFAYDSKTNDYKVVKISQKGSPHNHGVELGAEVYTLSSNSWRRVGMSLTNNDVGLCQNQTSIFVSGALHWLGRVIEAQRDRYMILSFDVNNDKFGEIAIPDGQQQLLPQGLIAKPRCLMVFKGKLAFITRGFFLINDINEDEYRDFMSSHSLNSCFIWRMGEYGVHESWSKLFFVQFDNAVDFLGCTSRGELLVKRYAGKAVVSLDLETLHEKDLHFRHVPQILTTFMESLVLLDGATDLSG from the exons ATGTCTCAAACAAGCGAACCACCTCCTCGTCAGATCCTCTTGCAAAAGAAGGACCATCTCCCACACGACATCGTACTCAACATCTTGGCAAACCTACCTGTCAAATCAGTCCTAAGATTCAG TACCATCCGAAGCTTTATCGGTGGTTACGACCACACATTTAAAAGGATTTCCGAGTACCCAATTCCCTCTGCTCTTACTTTATCTCGTGCCTACTCAGCATGCAATGGCCTGGTGTGTCTCGCTCAATATGGACGTTTTTCCACTAATATACATTTGTGGAACCCCAGCATTAGAAAGTTTAAGAGGTTGTCTGATTCTTCCTTACCTCAATATTATTGTATTTCTATTGGATTTGCTTATGATTCCAAGACCAATGACTACAAGGTTGTCAAGATCTCTCAAAAGGGTTCACCCCACAACCATGGGGTTGAGCTTGGCGCGGAGGTTTACACATTGAGCTCCAACTCTTGGAGAAGGGTTGGAATGTCATTGACAAACAATGATGTGGGCCTTTGCCAGAATCAGACTTCCATATTTGTTAGTGGGGCTTTGCATTGGTTGGGACGGGTTATAGAAGCTCAACGGGATCGTTACATGATTTTGTCATTTGATGTCAATAATGATAAATTTGGAGAGATAGCAATCCCTGATGGACAACAACAACTGCTACCACAAGGTCTAATTGCGAAACCAAGATGTCTGATGGTGTTCAAGGGGAAACTAGCCTTCATTACAAGGGGTTTCTTCCTAATCAATGACATCAACGAAGATGAATACAGAGACTTTATGAGTTCGCATTCATTAAATTCATGCTTCATATGGAGGATGGGGGAGTATGGTGTACATGAATCATGgagtaaacttttttttgtgcAGTTTGACAATGCTGTAGATTTCCTTGGTTGCACCAGTCGTGGTGAACTGCTAGTTAAAAGGTATGCCGGCAAGGCGGTTGTTTCGCTTGACCTTGAAACTTTACATGAGAAAGATCTTCATTTCCGGCATGTTCCACAAATACTTACTACTTTCATGGAAAGCCTTGTGTTACTAGATGGAGCAACTGATCTGTCTGGATAA
- the LOC126705200 gene encoding F-box/kelch-repeat protein At3g06240-like, with protein sequence MSQTRKPCTVLRQTKDHLPEDIILNILANLPVKSVLRFRCVSKTLDSSITTPNIISNHLNTNLKNNDLAYLINISTTTTAFPFNNSNIPIFIDGYDHIFNRISQYPIPSAFLLSDAYSVSSCNGLVCLAELRNTSPHTVADYVYLWNPSIRKFKRLPDFSPTKRDWLSTGFAYQSNTNDYKVVKISRMPAPEPNHHRIELGADVYTLSSNSWRRVGMSLTHIVMVSHFKNWNATFVSGALHWLGYVCKAPPYHMIL encoded by the coding sequence atgtCCCAAACAAGAAAACCTTGTACAGTTCTCCGACAAACGAAGGACCATCTCCCAGAAGACATCATACTCAACATCCTGGCAAACCTGCCTGTCAAATCAGTCCTAAGATTCAGGTGTGTTTCTAAAACCTTGGACTCCTCAATCACCACTCCTAATATCATCTCCAATCACCTTAATACTAATCTTAAAAACAACGACTTAGCTTATCTCATAAACatttctactactactactgctTTTCCTTTTAACAACAGCAACATCCCAATCTTTATCGATGGTTACGACCACATATTTAATAGGATTTCCCAGTACCCAATTCCCTCTGCTTTTCTTTTATCTGATGCCTACTCAGTTAGTTCATGCAATGGCCTGGTGTGTCTCGCAGAATTAAGAAACACTTCCCCTCATACTGTTGCTGATTATGTATATTTGTGGAACCCCAGCATTAGAAAATTTAAGAGGTTGCCTGATTTTTCCCCAACCAAACGTGATTGGCTTTCTACTGGATTTGCTTATCAGTCCAACACCAATGACTACAAGGTTGTCAAGATCTCTCGAATGCCTGCTCCTGAACCCAACCACCATAGGATTGAGCTTGGGGCTGATGTTTACACATTAAGCTCCAACTCTTGGAGAAGGGTTGGAATGTCATTGACACACATTGTTATGGTCTCCCATTTCAAAAATTGGAATGCCACATTTGTTAGTGGGGCTTTGCATTGGTTGGGATACGTTTGTAAAGCCCCGCCTTATCACatgattttgtaa